One window of the Pieris brassicae chromosome 4, ilPieBrab1.1, whole genome shotgun sequence genome contains the following:
- the LOC123708398 gene encoding androgen-induced gene 1 protein-like produces the protein MALPILHIFAAVLNSYILWYDQVYVNVPFEKGMDSYPFRSRVLFLTLWNFVLHAVYYWIAFANDIFGTNDVSPRHPPLIRKIKDMIFALAFPLGVYVSVAFWGVYAVDKDLIFPEPVEKAYPPWINHPLHTLVSIFITIEMLTSNITYPRRKLGLAIINVFIFSYLVFLFIVYGQTGKWVYPVLTHLNWPLRICFCLGSVAIGHIFYFLGESLNRNLNPPPKIKGKKSR, from the exons ATGGCACTAccaatattacatatttttgctGCTGTActaaattcttatatattgTGGTATGATCAAGTATATGTGAATGTTCCCTTTGAAAAGGGTATGGACAGCTATCCGTTTAGAAGTCGCGTTCTCTTCCTGACTCTATGGAATTTT GTACTTCATGCCGTTTACTACTGGATAGCCTTCGCTAACGACATCTTTGGCACAAACGATGTATCACCTCGTCACCCGCCAttaatacgaaaaataaaagatatgaTATTTGCTTTAGCCTTTCCTCTAGGTGTATACGTATCTGTTGCTTTTTGGGGTGTATATGCTGTTGACAAGGACCTCATATTCCCCGAACCCGTAGAAAAAGCTTATCCACCATGGATTAACCACCCCCTACACACACTTGTgtccatttttataactatCGAAATGTTAACATCTAATATTACATACCCCAGGAGAAAGCTCGGTTTAGcgataattaatgttttcattttctCGTATTTggtgtttttgtttatagtttATGGTCAAACGGGTAAGTGGGTGTACCCTGTTTTAACACACCTTAATTGGCCTCTTAGAATATGCTTTTGTCTGGGTAGTGTTGCCATaggtcatatattttatttcttaggaGAAAGTTTAAATAGGAATTTAAATCCGCCTCCTAAAATCAAAGGCAAGAAGTCACGGTGA